Genomic segment of Gemmatimonadaceae bacterium:
TTCTTCCTCGAGCAAGCGCCAGCCATGCCGACGCGCCGCGAATCTGAATTTCGGTCTGCTCGGTCCAGTACTTCTCATTTTGTCGGGCGAGCTCGTCGCGGATTCTATGGAGCTTGTCGATCTCAGACTTCGCGATCGCGGTGTCGCTGATGCGCGCTGCCCCGATCGCGCGAGCGAAATGCGTGATAGCGTCGGCGAAAGGGAATGGACTCTTCTTGACGGTGAGTTGCGCGGCGTCACGCCATGAGCCGCGCTCCAGTGCGTAACGAGCCGGCATCGCGGCCATCGCGAAATATCCGGCCATCGGCGGAGCTGCCGAAGCTGGTTTCGTCGGATCGAAGCGTGTAACGATCTGCGGGATGCTTTCGCGCAGCGCCCGCGCAGCGCGGTCCTGACCCGTCTGAAGGTACGCGTACATCATATAGTCGCTGGCATGCAGCTCTTCAGCACCGGAAAGTTCCCGCCGCGCCGCGACCTTACTGGCGAAGTTGCCCTCGATCGACTGCTGCCAGTCCCCGACACGCGTGTACGTATGCGACGGCATGTGAAGCGCGTGCGGGATGGATGGAGCGATTTTCGAGTAAGCGTCCGCGGCTTTAAGCGCGCGCGAGGCGAGCGGCGGGATGTCGTAGCTGTGGATGATGTAATGCGCGAGTCCCGGATGATCCGGATACTTTCTTACGAGACTCTCGAGGATTGCGCCGGCCTCGAGCTGATTCGCATAGGTCTTGTCGGCGGGATCGGCCGCTATCGCGAGTGCAAGCGCGTGGAATAGCGCAGCTTCCGTGTCATCGGGATAGCGCCTTGCAAGCGCGCTCATTGCATCGCGATATGCGGCGAGGCGCTTCAGCTGATCGATTGTCCCGGCGTTTTCGTAGAGGAGTGCCACCGCGGCAACGTAGTCCTTCTCGCGCTGGGTCCGGCTGCCCGTCGTCCTCGCATGCTGCACCGCGTCGAGCGCGGTCTCGATCGCCTTCGCGGTTTTCATGCCCGGAGCAAACGGGTTACCCCACGCGCTCAGGGCGAGACCCCAGTACGCGATCCCGCAAGTGGGGTCGGCCTTGAGAGTGGCGTTGAAGCCTTCGATCGCGTTGCGGAACTCGAATGAGTGAAGAAAGGCGACAGCGCGGTTGAACACCGGCTGCGCTCCACGGGAGCACGATGTCGCGAAGTGAACGGTGCCGAGCTTCTGCTGCGGCGGTACACCCTGCGCATGGAGCCGCGAGCCGAAGCTCCATAGAGCGAGGAGCATGACAACAGTCACGCGGAGTGTTTGCGAAGTCACCTCTCTCAACACCATTCGATAAAATCGCATCATCGGTACTCCGGCGGTGCGGCGTTCGGCGACGGGTACCACCTTGGTTTCGCAAGCTGATCGCTCCAGCGAAGCCAGACGGCAGCGAGCTCGCGAACCTTGTCGGGGTTCGCGGCCGCGAGGTTCTTTGTCTCGCCGATGTCAGTTTTCAGGTTGTAAAGCTCCGCGGCGAGCAGGTCTTTCATGCCGACGCTGTCCTTCCGGGGCAGTCCATCGTGCATCTTCACAAGCTTCCAGTCACCCTGGCGAACAGCCATCATCCCGCCGAGCCGCCAGTAGAGCACGTCGTGTGGCGATCCGGACGCCGCACCGGTGAGGAAGGGGAGAAGGTTCACGCCGTCGAGCTTCCATTCGGAATTCACCGGTATCCCTGCCGCTGCGAGCGAAGTTGCGAACACATCATGCTGAATGATCGGGCGCGAGTCTGTTCGCCCCTCGGGAATGTGTCCCTTCCAGCGTATGATGAATGGCACGCGGACCCCGCCTTCCCACATTTGTCGCTTTGAGCCTCGTAACGGCGCATTGCTCGAGGCGTTGTCGCCTGCCATTCTTATCGGCCCCCCGTTGTCGCTGAAGAAGAAGATCAGCGTGTTCTCATCCAGCCCCTCGGTGCGCAGCGCCGCCATCGTTTTGCCGATGCCGTCGTCCATAGCGGACAACATTGCAGCATACGTGCGACGCCGTTGGTCGGCGATGCGGGGAAATCTCGCGACGTAACGTTCGGTCGCCTCGAGCGGCAAGTGCGGGGCATTGAAGGCGAGATAGAGAAAGAACGGCCGCGACCGGTGCCGCTTGATGAAATCGGCTGACCGGTCGGCAAGCGCTTCCGTGAGGTAAGCCGCTGCAGGCACGACTGACCTTCCGTCGACCATATCAGTGGTGGTGTCGCCGGCATGGGATGGCATGTACGAATGCGCAGCACCCAGAAAGCCGAAAAACTCGTCGAATCCCCGCTCCAGCGGATGAAATCGAGGAGCGGATCCAAGGTGCCATTTGCCGATTACGGCCGTTCGGTAGCCCGCTGCCTTTAGACGATCCGCAATAGTGCGTTCCTCCACAGGCAGGCCCCACTCGTTAGAGCCCGGACCGACGATATTCATCTCGTGTCCGAACCGTTGCGGATAGCGCCCCGTCATTAGCCCGGCACGAGTGGGGCTGCAGAAGGGTCCGCTGACGTAGCCGTCAGTGAATCGAATACCGGTCGCGGCCAGCGCATCGATGTTGGGCGTGGAAATGTCCTTGCTGCCGTGCACGCCGATATCCGCGTAACCCATGTCGTCGGCGACGATGACGACGATGTTGGGTAGCCTGGTCTGGGCGTCTGCCGAACGACTGAGTGTCGCAAGAGCGAATGCGACGACGACCGACGCGGCTAACCATGCGACTCGCTTCATGAAGTCCTCCAACAGGAAATCTATGATGGATTCACCATGAGGTAGCGACCACATTGCCGCTACTCTATCTTGCGACGCATGAGCGTTCTTCGACGGAGAAGCGAGCGTGCCGCCGCGGCGGTCGAGCGTAATATCACAAATGTGCTCGCCGAAGTCGGTCCATTGCTGAGGATCGAGCACTGTCGTATCGAAGTCGCTGAATACTTCGGCGCCACCGGCCAGGTGACGCTGCGAATAGACGGCACCTGCCCCGATTGCGATCTCTCGCCAGCTACTTTCATGCCGGCGATCGAGGCGCATCTCAAGCTGCGAGTTCCGGAGGTGCGAGAAGTCCGCGTGATCGACAAGTGACGGCCGCGCCGAATCTGCAGGAGCGCGTGAACGCAGCGCTCGCGAGCGTGCGCAACAATCGGCTCGGCATCAACGTCCTCGAGGCCGAGATGATCCGCGACGTTGCGACTACTGTCGACGGGAAAGTGAGATTCACGATACTTCTCGCGCCAAGCGATGATGCTCGTCTCGTGCGTGATGTCCGGCAGGTCGTCGAGCAGGTGGACGGCGTTCGCGAGGTACGCGTTGATGTGAAGGATGCTTCGCAGGCTACACTGCGAGCTGCGGACGAAACTGCACTAACTTCGAACGAACCGCGGACCGGGGACCAGCTGCGCACTGCGGACCAACCGCCGACTGCGGACAAACCTCGTCCCAAACCGCGCTCCCTGCCGGTGATGGGGCAGGAGCCTGCTTCAAAGCGCGCTGCGGTTCCGGCACCGACGCCGGTTACCTACCCCAACCTCGGCAACATTCTCGCGATCTCCAGCGGGAAGGGAGGCGTCGGGAAATCCACCGTCGCGAGCAATGTCGCAATCGCGCTTGCCCGGCAGGGCGCACGGGTCGGGTTGATGGATGCGGATATCTACGGCCCCAACATCCCACGGATGATGGGCGTCGATGAACAGCCCAGAGTCGAGAACGAGAAGATCATTCCTCTCGAGGCGCACGGTGTCAAGGTGATGAGCCTCGGCTTTTTAATCGAGCGTGACCAGCCGGCGATA
This window contains:
- a CDS encoding sulfatase, with the translated sequence MKRVAWLAASVVVAFALATLSRSADAQTRLPNIVVIVADDMGYADIGVHGSKDISTPNIDALAATGIRFTDGYVSGPFCSPTRAGLMTGRYPQRFGHEMNIVGPGSNEWGLPVEERTIADRLKAAGYRTAVIGKWHLGSAPRFHPLERGFDEFFGFLGAAHSYMPSHAGDTTTDMVDGRSVVPAAAYLTEALADRSADFIKRHRSRPFFLYLAFNAPHLPLEATERYVARFPRIADQRRRTYAAMLSAMDDGIGKTMAALRTEGLDENTLIFFFSDNGGPIRMAGDNASSNAPLRGSKRQMWEGGVRVPFIIRWKGHIPEGRTDSRPIIQHDVFATSLAAAGIPVNSEWKLDGVNLLPFLTGAASGSPHDVLYWRLGGMMAVRQGDWKLVKMHDGLPRKDSVGMKDLLAAELYNLKTDIGETKNLAAANPDKVRELAAVWLRWSDQLAKPRWYPSPNAAPPEYR
- a CDS encoding NifU family protein; this encodes MSVLRRRSERAAAAVERNITNVLAEVGPLLRIEHCRIEVAEYFGATGQVTLRIDGTCPDCDLSPATFMPAIEAHLKLRVPEVREVRVIDK
- a CDS encoding Mrp/NBP35 family ATP-binding protein encodes the protein MTAAPNLQERVNAALASVRNNRLGINVLEAEMIRDVATTVDGKVRFTILLAPSDDARLVRDVRQVVEQVDGVREVRVDVKDASQATLRAADETALTSNEPRTGDQLRTADQPPTADKPRPKPRSLPVMGQEPASKRAAVPAPTPVTYPNLGNILAISSGKGGVGKSTVASNVAIALARQGARVGLMDADIYGPNIPRMMGVDEQPRVENEKIIPLEAHGVKVMSLGFLIERDQPAIWRGPIIMKIITQFVRDVVWGQLDFFLVDLPPGTGDAQLSLVQATRVAGALIVTTPQEVAIGDALRGAKMFQRVDVPVLGVIENMSWLDCAHCGERTFLFGSGGGARLAAELGVPLLGQIPLYAPVLAGGDTGMPIVVGEPESPAAVELTRTAERVATMHAAPAM